From a single Arachis hypogaea cultivar Tifrunner chromosome 3, arahy.Tifrunner.gnm2.J5K5, whole genome shotgun sequence genomic region:
- the LOC112791454 gene encoding uncharacterized protein isoform X1: MSQSGGGSHSLAFRVMRLCRPSFNVDPPLRLHPSDLFVGEDIFDDPLAAPSLPPLLSPATSSPSPDPNYRYRFLLHHSSDAMGLSALLVLPQSFGAIYLGETFCSYISINNSSTFEVRDVIIKAEIQTERQRILLLDTSKSPVETIRAGGRYDFIVEHDVKELGPHTLVCTALYNDGDGERKYLPQFFKFIVANPLSVRTKVRVIKETTFLEACIENHTKSNLFMDQVDFEPAQNYTSATLKGDGHHSERESLIRETFKPPILIRSGGGIYNYLYQLKSSADNSAQLKVEGSNVLGKLQITWRTNLGEPGRLQTQQILGTPTTKKEIELQVVEVPSIINLQRPFVLKLSLTNQIDREIGPFEVSLSDNGSYVERAVMINGLQSMVVPQVEALGSTELHLNLIATKTGIQRISGITVFDSKEMKSYEPLPDLEVFGERRRVKDGS, encoded by the exons ATGAGTCAAAGCGGAGGTGGATCTCACTCGCTGGCGTTTCGCGTTATGAGGCTATGCCGGCCTTCCTTCAACGTCGACCCTCCCCTCCGCCTCCACCCCTCCGACCTCTTCGTCGGCGAGGACATCTTCGACGATCCCCTCGCCGCCCCTTCCCTCCCCCCTCTTCTCTCTCCCGCCACCTCCTCCCCTTCCCCCGACCCCAACTACCGCTACCGCTTCCTTCTCCACCACTCCTCCGACGCCATGGGCCTCTCCGCCCTCCTCGTCCTCCCTCAGTCCTTCGG TGCCATTTACTTAGGAGAGACATTCTGCAGCTACATCAGTATTAACAACAGCTCCACTTTTGAAGTCCGTGACGTTATTATCAAG GCTGAAATTCAAACAGAGAGACAGAGGATTCTTCTTTTGGACACATCAAAATCTCCAGTTGAAACGATACGTGCCGGTGGCCGTTATGATTTTATAGTGGAACATGATGTCAAGGAGCTTGGACCTCACAC GCTGGTCTGCACCGCATTGTACAACGACGGTGATGGTGAGCGTAAATACCTTCCCCAATTCTTCAAGTTCATTGTTGCTAACCCACTATCTGTGAGGACGAAG GTCCGTGTTATCAAG GAAACTACCTTTCTGGAAGCTTGTATTGAAAACCATACAAAGTCAAACCTTTTCATGGACCAAGTCGATTTCGAACCTGCACAGAATTATACTTCGGCAACTCTTAAAGGTGATGGGCATCATTCTGAGAGAGAAAGTCTTATAAG AGAGACATTTAAGCCTCCAATATTGATTAGATCTGGTGGAGGAATTTACAACTATCTCTATCAATTAAAATCATCAGCAGACAATTCTGCTCAATTAAAGGTTGAGGGAAGTAATGTTCTTGGTAAGCTCCAGATAACATGGAGAACAAATTTGGGGGAACCTGGTCGCCTGCAGACCCAGCAGATATTGGGGACT CCAACAACAAAGAAGGAGATCGAGTTGCAGGTTGTGGAGGTTCCGTCTATCATTAACCTTCAAAGACCATTTGTG CTAAAACTGAGCCTTACAAACCAAATAGATAGAGAGATAGGCCCATTTGAAGTAAGCTTATCTGACAATGGATCATATGTAGAGAGAGCTGTCATGATTAATGGCCTTCAATCAATG GTTGTACCGCAGGTTGAGGCTTTAGGATCCACAGAGCTCCACCTG AATCTCATAGCTACTAAAACTGGAATTCAGAGAATTTCGGGCATTACAGTGTTTGACTCTAAGGAGATGAAATCTTATGAACCACTCCCTGATTTAGAG
- the LOC112791454 gene encoding uncharacterized protein isoform X2: MSQSGGGSHSLAFRVMRLCRPSFNVDPPLRLHPSDLFVGEDIFDDPLAAPSLPPLLSPATSSPSPDPNYRYRFLLHHSSDAMGLSALLVLPQSFGAIYLGETFCSYISINNSSTFEVRDVIIKAEIQTERQRILLLDTSKSPVETIRAGGRYDFIVEHDVKELGPHTLVCTALYNDGDGERKYLPQFFKFIVANPLSVRTKVRVIKETTFLEACIENHTKSNLFMDQVDFEPAQNYTSATLKGDGHHSERESLIRETFKPPILIRSGGGIYNYLYQLKSSADNSAQLKVEGSNVLGKLQITWRTNLGEPGRLQTQQILGTPTTKKEIELQVVEVPSIINLQRPFVLKLSLTNQIDREIGPFEVSLSDNGSYVERAVMINGLQSMVVPQVEALGSTELHLNLIATKTGIQRISGITVFDSKEMKSYEPLPDLEIFVNMD, from the exons ATGAGTCAAAGCGGAGGTGGATCTCACTCGCTGGCGTTTCGCGTTATGAGGCTATGCCGGCCTTCCTTCAACGTCGACCCTCCCCTCCGCCTCCACCCCTCCGACCTCTTCGTCGGCGAGGACATCTTCGACGATCCCCTCGCCGCCCCTTCCCTCCCCCCTCTTCTCTCTCCCGCCACCTCCTCCCCTTCCCCCGACCCCAACTACCGCTACCGCTTCCTTCTCCACCACTCCTCCGACGCCATGGGCCTCTCCGCCCTCCTCGTCCTCCCTCAGTCCTTCGG TGCCATTTACTTAGGAGAGACATTCTGCAGCTACATCAGTATTAACAACAGCTCCACTTTTGAAGTCCGTGACGTTATTATCAAG GCTGAAATTCAAACAGAGAGACAGAGGATTCTTCTTTTGGACACATCAAAATCTCCAGTTGAAACGATACGTGCCGGTGGCCGTTATGATTTTATAGTGGAACATGATGTCAAGGAGCTTGGACCTCACAC GCTGGTCTGCACCGCATTGTACAACGACGGTGATGGTGAGCGTAAATACCTTCCCCAATTCTTCAAGTTCATTGTTGCTAACCCACTATCTGTGAGGACGAAG GTCCGTGTTATCAAG GAAACTACCTTTCTGGAAGCTTGTATTGAAAACCATACAAAGTCAAACCTTTTCATGGACCAAGTCGATTTCGAACCTGCACAGAATTATACTTCGGCAACTCTTAAAGGTGATGGGCATCATTCTGAGAGAGAAAGTCTTATAAG AGAGACATTTAAGCCTCCAATATTGATTAGATCTGGTGGAGGAATTTACAACTATCTCTATCAATTAAAATCATCAGCAGACAATTCTGCTCAATTAAAGGTTGAGGGAAGTAATGTTCTTGGTAAGCTCCAGATAACATGGAGAACAAATTTGGGGGAACCTGGTCGCCTGCAGACCCAGCAGATATTGGGGACT CCAACAACAAAGAAGGAGATCGAGTTGCAGGTTGTGGAGGTTCCGTCTATCATTAACCTTCAAAGACCATTTGTG CTAAAACTGAGCCTTACAAACCAAATAGATAGAGAGATAGGCCCATTTGAAGTAAGCTTATCTGACAATGGATCATATGTAGAGAGAGCTGTCATGATTAATGGCCTTCAATCAATG GTTGTACCGCAGGTTGAGGCTTTAGGATCCACAGAGCTCCACCTG AATCTCATAGCTACTAAAACTGGAATTCAGAGAATTTCGGGCATTACAGTGTTTGACTCTAAGGAGATGAAATCTTATGAACCACTCCCTGATTTAGAG